From Meiothermus sp. QL-1, the proteins below share one genomic window:
- the ribD gene encoding bifunctional diaminohydroxyphosphoribosylaminopyrimidine deaminase/5-amino-6-(5-phosphoribosylamino)uracil reductase RibD, whose translation MQKALALAARGLGRTSPNPPVGCVLVREGRVVGEGFHAQAGGPHAEVVALRQAGAEARGATAYVTLEPCSHHGRTPPCAPALVAAGVRRVVVAALDPNPLVNGRGVQILRQAGLQVEVGLMEEEAERQQEVFRHWIRSRQPFVVYKYALTLDGRTATAGGDARWISAEEARAEVHRLRDELDAVVVGVGTVVRDDPALTCRLEAPAVPGRPPRDPVKVVLDSRGRTPPAARLFQPGPRGEPARVLILTTPQAPESWMEAVRRQGAQLEVLPADPQGRVDLEAALGHLAERGLIGLLLEGGGELAGSFFAAGRIHKVVAYLAPKLVGEGPGALAGVRLARMDQAVELEAVRFEPVGPNLRVEAYWPGCAPGGRSAC comes from the coding sequence ATGCAGAAAGCCCTGGCGCTGGCCGCCCGGGGCCTGGGCCGCACCTCGCCCAACCCACCGGTGGGGTGTGTGCTGGTGCGGGAAGGAAGGGTGGTGGGTGAGGGCTTTCACGCCCAGGCTGGTGGGCCCCACGCCGAGGTGGTGGCGCTGCGCCAGGCGGGTGCGGAGGCCCGGGGGGCCACGGCCTACGTGACCCTCGAGCCCTGCTCCCACCACGGCCGGACGCCGCCCTGCGCCCCGGCGCTCGTGGCGGCAGGGGTGCGCCGGGTGGTGGTGGCGGCCCTCGACCCCAACCCCTTGGTGAACGGGCGGGGTGTGCAAATCCTTCGCCAGGCCGGGCTACAGGTCGAGGTGGGGCTGATGGAAGAGGAGGCGGAGCGGCAGCAGGAGGTCTTCCGCCACTGGATACGCAGCAGGCAGCCCTTCGTGGTCTACAAGTACGCCCTCACCTTAGACGGCCGGACCGCCACCGCCGGAGGGGACGCCCGCTGGATCAGCGCGGAGGAGGCCCGGGCCGAGGTACACCGGCTGCGCGATGAGCTGGATGCGGTGGTGGTGGGGGTGGGCACCGTCGTCAGGGACGACCCCGCCCTCACCTGCCGTCTGGAGGCCCCCGCCGTACCGGGGCGGCCGCCCCGCGACCCGGTCAAGGTGGTCCTGGACAGCCGGGGCCGCACCCCGCCTGCAGCCCGCCTCTTCCAGCCCGGCCCGCGGGGGGAGCCGGCCCGGGTTCTCATCCTGACCACCCCCCAGGCGCCCGAAAGCTGGATGGAGGCCGTGCGCCGCCAGGGGGCCCAGCTCGAGGTCCTCCCCGCCGACCCGCAAGGACGGGTGGACCTGGAGGCCGCACTCGGGCACCTGGCCGAACGCGGCCTGATCGGCCTCTTGCTGGAGGGGGGAGGCGAGCTGGCGGGAAGCTTCTTCGCCGCAGGCCGGATCCACAAAGTGGTGGCCTACCTCGCCCCCAAGCTGGTGGGCGAGGGCCCCGGAGCTCTGGCCGGGGTGCGGCTGGCCCGGATGGACCAGGCGGTGGAGCTCGAGGCGGTGCGCTTCGAGCCGGTGGGCCCCAACCTGCGGGTGGAGGCCTACTGGCCGGGCTGCGCGCCGGGAGGGAGGAGCGCGTGCTGA
- the ribA gene encoding GTP cyclohydrolase II — MLSPIPELLAELRAGRPIILLDDERRENEGDLVVAAEHATPEVINLMIREGRGLVCLALTAERARALELQPMVPQNTDPHATAFTVSVDHVSCGTGISAYDRAKTVRACLDPATRPSDLRRPGHIFPLVARPGGVLERPGHTEAAVDLARLAGLEPAGVICEVVAEDGRMARRPELEALARRLGLKLGTIRDLIAYRWQSEPLVDLEVETRLPTPYATFRLLGFRERVSGREHLALVLGEDLADPLVRLHSECLTGDALHSLRCDCRAQLEAAMRLIAQEGQGIILYMRQEGRGIGLLNKLRAYALQDQGLDTVEANERLGFPADAREYHAAVQILRHLGIGRLRLLSNNPHKAEALRAAGLEVRRLPLQVGQTPHNQAYLTAKRAKLGHFLGELHAVENAPR, encoded by the coding sequence GTGCTGAGCCCCATCCCCGAGCTTCTGGCCGAGCTAAGGGCCGGACGCCCAATCATCCTCCTGGACGACGAGCGGCGGGAGAACGAGGGCGATTTGGTGGTGGCCGCCGAGCACGCCACCCCGGAGGTCATCAACCTGATGATCCGGGAGGGGCGGGGCCTGGTCTGCCTGGCCCTCACCGCCGAGCGGGCCCGGGCGCTGGAGCTCCAGCCCATGGTACCCCAGAACACCGACCCCCACGCCACGGCCTTCACCGTCTCGGTCGACCACGTCTCCTGCGGCACCGGCATCAGCGCCTACGATCGGGCGAAGACAGTGCGGGCCTGCCTGGACCCCGCCACCCGCCCCAGCGACCTGCGCCGGCCCGGCCACATCTTCCCCCTGGTGGCCCGGCCCGGGGGGGTGCTGGAGCGCCCCGGCCACACCGAGGCGGCGGTGGACCTGGCCCGGCTGGCCGGCCTGGAGCCCGCGGGGGTGATCTGCGAGGTGGTGGCCGAGGACGGCCGCATGGCCCGCCGGCCCGAGCTCGAGGCGCTCGCCCGGCGGCTCGGCCTGAAGCTGGGCACCATCCGCGACCTGATCGCCTACCGCTGGCAAAGCGAGCCCCTGGTCGACCTAGAGGTCGAGACCCGTCTGCCCACCCCCTACGCCACCTTCCGCCTTCTGGGCTTCCGCGAGCGGGTGAGCGGCCGGGAGCACCTGGCGTTGGTGCTGGGGGAGGACCTGGCCGACCCCCTGGTGCGGCTGCACAGCGAGTGCCTGACCGGCGATGCCCTGCACTCCCTGCGCTGCGACTGCCGGGCCCAGCTCGAGGCCGCCATGCGGCTCATCGCCCAGGAAGGGCAGGGCATCATCCTGTATATGCGCCAGGAGGGGCGGGGGATTGGCCTTTTGAACAAGCTCAGGGCCTACGCCCTGCAGGACCAGGGGCTCGACACGGTGGAGGCCAACGAGCGCCTGGGCTTTCCAGCCGACGCCCGGGAGTACCACGCGGCCGTCCAGATCCTGCGCCACCTGGGGATTGGCCGGCTCCGCCTGCTGAGCAACAACCCCCACAAGGCTGAGGCCCTGCGGGCTGCAGGCCTCGAGGTGAGGCGCCTGCCCCTCCAGGTGGGGCAGACCCCCCACAACCAGGCCTACCTGACGGCCAAGCGCGCCAAGCTGGGCCACTTCCTAGGAGAACTCCATGCCGTTGAAAACGCACCGCGCTAA
- the ribH gene encoding 6,7-dimethyl-8-ribityllumazine synthase, which translates to MPLKTHRANLIGTGLRFALVVSRWNHLVTERLLHGAVEALVAHGVAEDDLEAAWVPGSFELPLAARRMAQSARFDAVVALGCLIRGATDHYHFIAGSVTSALQHAMLETGVPIAFGVLTTDTLEQALERAGSKAGNKGAEAALAALEMAQLLKRL; encoded by the coding sequence ATGCCGTTGAAAACGCACCGCGCTAACCTGATCGGGACGGGCCTCAGGTTCGCCCTGGTGGTCTCGCGCTGGAACCACCTGGTCACGGAAAGACTCCTCCACGGGGCGGTGGAAGCGCTAGTAGCCCACGGGGTGGCCGAGGACGACCTCGAGGCCGCCTGGGTACCCGGCTCGTTCGAGCTGCCCCTCGCAGCCCGCCGAATGGCCCAAAGCGCCCGGTTCGACGCTGTGGTCGCCCTGGGCTGCCTAATCCGCGGGGCCACCGACCACTACCACTTCATCGCCGGCAGCGTCACCAGCGCCCTGCAGCACGCCATGCTGGAGACCGGCGTGCCCATCGCCTTCGGTGTCCTGACCACCGACACCCTGGAGCAGGCCCTGGAGCGCGCGGGCAGCAAGGCCGGCAACAAGGGGGCCGAGGCTGCCCTGGCAGCTTTGGAGATGGCCCAGCTCCTGAAGCGGCTCTAG
- the hisS gene encoding histidine--tRNA ligase — MLRAVPGTNDIFARAREFPFREPVFRYIVETAEEVLRGAGAEMIHTPIFEYLEVFEKGVGPSSDIVVKKEMYVLEDRGGRTLALRPEPTAAIVRAYNQHGMKVWPQPVRLFTWGPIFRGERQQKGRYKQFHQIDYEALGLSDPLLDAEAIALMVRIYKTLGLKHLEVKLGSVGDPEDRSRYNQYLRELLRPHAERLSEDSRARLEANPMRILDSKDEGDQAVLAELEVRPMLEFLGPEARAFHQQVCRYLDQLGISYSVDPTLVRGLDYYVRTAWEVHHARIGAKSALGGGGRYDGLSEMLGGPRVPGVGFGIGIERVAIALEQEGVAIPADPSPALYLAPLDEAGRIEALVLAEQLRPKVRVEIGYSPKSPRKALEEALRKGARYVGFLGEAERARGVVTLKHLESGEQKELEPLQLHSLFEGP, encoded by the coding sequence ATGCTGCGCGCGGTTCCCGGAACCAACGATATCTTTGCCCGGGCCAGGGAGTTTCCTTTTCGTGAGCCGGTCTTCCGCTACATCGTGGAGACCGCCGAGGAGGTGCTGCGGGGGGCCGGGGCGGAGATGATTCACACCCCCATCTTCGAGTACCTCGAGGTCTTCGAGAAAGGGGTGGGGCCCAGCTCGGACATCGTGGTCAAGAAGGAGATGTACGTGCTGGAAGACCGCGGCGGCCGGACGCTGGCCCTGCGTCCCGAGCCCACCGCGGCCATCGTGCGGGCCTACAACCAGCACGGTATGAAGGTCTGGCCCCAGCCGGTGCGGCTTTTCACCTGGGGCCCTATCTTCCGCGGAGAGCGCCAGCAGAAGGGCCGCTACAAGCAGTTCCACCAGATCGACTACGAGGCCCTGGGGCTCTCCGACCCCCTGCTGGACGCGGAGGCCATCGCCCTGATGGTGCGCATCTACAAGACCCTGGGGCTGAAGCACCTCGAGGTGAAGCTGGGCTCGGTGGGCGACCCGGAGGACCGGAGCCGCTACAACCAGTACCTGCGGGAGCTCCTCCGGCCCCATGCCGAAAGGCTCTCGGAGGACTCGAGGGCGCGCCTGGAGGCCAACCCCATGCGCATTCTGGACTCCAAGGACGAGGGCGACCAGGCCGTTTTGGCCGAGCTCGAGGTGAGGCCCATGCTGGAGTTCCTGGGCCCGGAGGCCCGGGCCTTCCACCAGCAGGTCTGCCGTTACCTCGACCAGCTGGGAATAAGCTACAGCGTGGACCCCACCCTGGTGCGCGGTCTCGACTACTACGTGCGCACCGCCTGGGAGGTCCACCACGCCCGGATTGGGGCCAAGTCGGCGCTGGGCGGCGGGGGGCGCTACGATGGCCTTTCGGAGATGCTGGGGGGGCCCAGGGTGCCCGGGGTGGGCTTCGGTATCGGCATCGAGCGGGTGGCGATCGCCCTGGAGCAGGAGGGGGTGGCCATCCCCGCCGACCCCTCCCCCGCCCTATACCTGGCCCCTCTGGACGAGGCCGGCCGGATCGAGGCTTTGGTCCTGGCCGAACAGCTCAGGCCCAAGGTGCGGGTGGAGATCGGCTACAGCCCCAAAAGCCCCCGCAAGGCCCTGGAGGAGGCCCTCAGGAAGGGGGCCCGGTACGTGGGCTTCCTGGGCGAGGCCGAGCGCGCCAGGGGCGTGGTTACCCTGAAACACCTGGAAAGCGGGGAGCAAAAGGAGCTGGAACCCCTGCAGCTCCACAGCCTCTTCGAGGGGCCCTAG
- a CDS encoding ParA family protein, with protein sequence MNGKGGVGKTTTAINLAAILAEGAPVLLVDADPQGSASWWAGRGEMPFDLAQETDPALLLRLRKVKGYEAVVVDTPPALRSEALEAVLKASDYAVLPTPPAPLDLEALVETVRQAVRPLRVAHRVLLTRVDPRSLGEALEAQTALMEAGVPAFHAFVRAYKAHERAALDGKPITRWRGPNAREAEADYRRVAEELLRELERIPERREA encoded by the coding sequence GTGAACGGTAAAGGTGGGGTGGGGAAGACCACCACTGCCATCAACCTCGCCGCCATCTTGGCGGAAGGGGCTCCCGTCCTCCTAGTAGACGCCGATCCCCAGGGCTCCGCCTCCTGGTGGGCGGGGCGGGGGGAGATGCCCTTTGACCTGGCCCAGGAAACGGACCCCGCCCTCCTCCTCCGCCTCAGGAAGGTAAAGGGCTACGAAGCCGTGGTGGTGGACACGCCCCCCGCCCTTCGCTCCGAGGCCCTGGAGGCGGTGCTCAAGGCCTCGGACTACGCTGTTCTGCCCACGCCTCCCGCCCCCTTGGACCTCGAGGCCCTGGTGGAGACGGTACGGCAGGCCGTCCGCCCTCTCAGGGTGGCCCACCGGGTCCTCCTAACCCGGGTGGATCCACGGAGCCTGGGAGAGGCCCTCGAGGCCCAGACCGCCCTCATGGAGGCCGGTGTCCCCGCCTTCCATGCTTTCGTGCGGGCCTACAAGGCCCACGAGCGGGCCGCCTTAGACGGAAAGCCCATCACCCGTTGGCGCGGCCCCAACGCCCGGGAGGCAGAGGCGGACTACCGCCGGGTGGCGGAGGAACTCCTCCGGGAACTGGAAAGAATCCCCGAAAGGAGGGAGGCGTGA